Below is a genomic region from Hyalangium minutum.
GTCATCGACCTGCAGGACTTCCGCAAGAAGCGTGAGGCCGAGCAGTGTCAGATGGCCCGGCCCGCCCCAATTCGGCCTTGGCTGCCGGTCTGGGTGTGGGTAATGGTTTGGCCCGCATGAAGTCCGTCAGGGAGAACACCGGACGCAAGAGCAAGGGGCCTTCCCGCCGCAAGGAGGCGGAGCCCGCCCTCGAGGCTGCGGACGTGTCTCCCGAGCCCCCTCCCCCACCGGCAGCCAAGCCACCCGACGATCGAGCCCCCGCTGCCGCTTCTCCCAACGGAGAAGAGACCTGGACGTACGAGGTGGCCCACCCGGATGCCGATCAGGATCTGGCGCCCATTGTCGGCCGGAACCTGCGGAGGCTGCGGGTGCAGCGAGGGCTGTCGCTCGAGCGGCTGTCGAAGGCCTCGGGCGTGAGCCGGGCCATGCTGGGCCAGATTGAGTTGGGCCAGAGCGCGCCGACCATCAACGTGCTGTGGAAGATCGCCCGGGCGCTGGATCTGCCGTTCTCGGCGCTCATCAGCACCACGGGTGGCGCGGGCACGCGGCTGATGCGGGCCTCACAGGCCAAGCGGCTCACCTCGCACGATGGGCGCTTCGCGTCGCGGGCGCTGTTCCCGTTCGACGAGCCTCGGCGGGTGGAGTTCTACGAGCTGCTGCTGAAGGCCCACAGCGAGGAGCGGGCGGATGCGCACCCACCCGGCACGCTGGAGAACCTGATGGTCACCCGCGGCACCTTGGAGATGGAGGTGGGCCCGGAGCGCCACCTTCTGGCCGCGGGGGACGCCATCCTCTTCGAGGCGGACAAGCCCCACGTCTACCGCAACGTGGGGCCCGAGGACGTCACCATGTACCTGGTGATGACGTACGCCGAAGAGGTCGGCTGAGCCGGTGCTACTTGGCCATGCCCATCATCATGGGCATGCCGTTGCACATCATCATCATCGGCGCGCCCATCGCCATCATGGAGTTCATGGCGTCGCAGCACTCCTTCATCATCGCCATGTCCTGACCCTCCATGGGCATCATCTTCATCATCATGCCGTCCTTGCCCATCTCGCACGTCATCCGGCACATCATCGGCATCATCTGACGCATCATCATGGGCATCATCATCGGCATGCCCATGCCCATGCCCATCATCTGGGGCATCATGCCGCCCATCATCTGAGGCATCATGCCGCCCATCATCTGGGGCATCATGCCGCCCATCATCTGGGGCATCATGCCCATCATGTTCATGGGCATCATGCCGTTCATCATGGGGTTCATGCCCATCATCGGCATCATGCCGTTCATCATCGGCATGTTCTGGTTCGGCATGTTCATGGGCATGGCGTTGGCGGTCATCATGGTCGGCGGGTCTCCTCCCGGTCTCCCGGGACGTGAAGAAACACTGTCTGAATAGACCTGCCCCGGCTCCACCGCGACTGCACCGCAGGGCCCCCCCGCGCTTTCCTCCGATCCAGCGGAGGACTGGCCGATCACGGCGGAGGGATTGCTGGCTGAGACGGAGACTCCTCTGTTGGCGCGGACAGAGGTGTCGCGCGCCGGATGAAAGGGCTCCGTCTGAGACTGCACAACGAGACTGCCCTGTGAGACGAGGGCTCAGTCCTCTGCGTCGGCGTCCTGGCTCCGGTAGGCATTCTCCAGCAGCGCCCAGAGCATCTTCACGCCCAGGTTGGGCTGCTCGCGGGAGAGCTTCACGAGGTGGGCCCGCGTGAAGCGCAGGGCCTCGCCATCGGAGACCGCGCGGCAGGTCATCCTCGCCGGAGCCGTGGCCACGAGCGCGCGATCGCCGAAGAAGGTGGACGGGCCCTGCTCGCTGCTGCTCCCGCCCTTGGTGATCTCCACGCGGCCGGTGACGACCACCCAGAAGGCATCGAGGAGATCTCCCTCGCCGAGGAGCTGCTCTCCATCCTGGAAGGGCCGCCGTTCGGCGGTCTGGAACAGCTTCTTGATCTCGGT
It encodes:
- a CDS encoding helix-turn-helix domain-containing protein, with the protein product MKSVRENTGRKSKGPSRRKEAEPALEAADVSPEPPPPPAAKPPDDRAPAAASPNGEETWTYEVAHPDADQDLAPIVGRNLRRLRVQRGLSLERLSKASGVSRAMLGQIELGQSAPTINVLWKIARALDLPFSALISTTGGAGTRLMRASQAKRLTSHDGRFASRALFPFDEPRRVEFYELLLKAHSEERADAHPPGTLENLMVTRGTLEMEVGPERHLLAAGDAILFEADKPHVYRNVGPEDVTMYLVMTYAEEVG
- a CDS encoding cyclic nucleotide-binding domain-containing protein; its protein translation is MGQQRDDNERTELAVNPLYMMEGMDALKASSLFGQLSGTEIKKLFQTAERRPFQDGEQLLGEGDLLDAFWVVVTGRVEITKGGSSSEQGPSTFFGDRALVATAPARMTCRAVSDGEALRFTRAHLVKLSREQPNLGVKMLWALLENAYRSQDADAED